In Candidatus Zixiibacteriota bacterium, a single window of DNA contains:
- a CDS encoding aspartate carbamoyltransferase catalytic subunit — translation MKLSSRHLLGLEGMSAEEITLILDTAESFREIIERPIKKVPTLRGVTVLNLFYEPSTRTRISFELAEKRLSADSINFSKSTSSVTKGESLKDTVKNIEALKIDMIVVRHASTGVPYFLTQCTASNIINAGDGRHEHPTQALLDMMTIRRKYGHLNGLRVVLVGDVKHSRVVRSNIWGLKAMGASVALCGPSTLLPYESERFGVDLYSNLDEAIDGADVVNIMRIQLERQQAGLFPSMREYTNLFGVTAERMKLLNKNHTIMHPGPMNRGVEITSEVADGESSVILEQVTNGQAIRMAVLYLLSGKKGEEA, via the coding sequence ATGAAATTAAGTTCAAGACATCTTCTTGGTCTGGAGGGGATGTCCGCCGAAGAAATCACCCTGATTCTTGATACCGCCGAGTCTTTTCGGGAAATCATCGAGCGGCCGATCAAAAAGGTTCCGACCTTACGCGGCGTAACTGTTTTGAATCTCTTTTATGAACCATCGACACGAACCAGGATTTCGTTCGAACTGGCGGAAAAGCGATTGTCAGCGGATTCGATTAATTTTTCCAAATCAACATCATCGGTAACCAAGGGCGAGTCTCTCAAGGATACCGTTAAAAATATCGAGGCGTTAAAAATAGATATGATCGTGGTCCGTCACGCCTCCACCGGGGTACCATATTTTCTCACTCAGTGCACCGCTTCCAATATCATCAATGCCGGTGACGGCAGGCACGAACACCCCACCCAAGCACTTCTGGATATGATGACTATCCGGCGCAAGTACGGTCACCTGAACGGACTCCGGGTGGTTTTGGTCGGAGATGTCAAACATTCCCGGGTGGTGCGGTCCAATATCTGGGGATTAAAGGCAATGGGGGCCTCGGTTGCTTTGTGCGGGCCATCGACCCTGCTTCCCTATGAATCGGAGAGATTCGGGGTCGACCTTTATAGTAATCTGGATGAGGCAATCGACGGGGCCGATGTAGTCAATATTATGCGGATTCAGTTGGAACGCCAGCAGGCCGGATTATTTCCATCCATGCGGGAATACACCAATCTTTTCGGGGTGACCGCTGAGCGCATGAAACTGCTCAATAAAAATCATACAATCATGCATCCGGGGCCGATGAATCGCGGGGTGGAAATAACTTCCGAGGTGGCGGACGGGGAATCCTCGGTTATTCTTGAGCAGGTTACCAATGGACAGGCGATCAGAATGGCGGTTCTTTATCTGTTGTCGGGCAAGAAAGGGGAAGAAGCATAG
- the pyrR gene encoding bifunctional pyr operon transcriptional regulator/uracil phosphoribosyltransferase PyrR, whose protein sequence is MTDIKGETVLNEKGISRAITRIAHEILEKNSGAETLVVIGIFRRGSDLAKRIADKIEQIEGIKVPVGLLDINLYRDDIHTKLDQPIIQRTQILFDVVDRNVILVDDVLYTGRTIRAALDAIIDFGRPRSIQLAVLIDRGHREYPIRPDYVGKNIPTAKTDRVAVRLNESDNEEFVIVDKSGTGKKAGQKESGPKTGTKGGKKK, encoded by the coding sequence TTGACTGATATCAAGGGAGAAACTGTTCTCAATGAGAAAGGGATTTCACGGGCTATAACGCGAATCGCCCATGAAATTCTGGAAAAAAACAGCGGTGCCGAGACCCTGGTGGTTATCGGTATTTTTCGGCGGGGATCGGATCTGGCCAAGCGAATCGCCGACAAGATTGAACAGATCGAAGGGATAAAAGTGCCGGTGGGGTTGCTGGATATCAACCTCTACCGTGATGATATCCACACCAAGCTTGACCAGCCCATAATTCAACGGACCCAGATCTTGTTTGATGTGGTGGATCGGAATGTTATCCTGGTGGATGATGTCCTGTATACCGGCCGAACCATTCGGGCGGCCCTTGATGCCATAATTGATTTCGGTCGTCCGCGCTCGATTCAACTGGCGGTTTTGATAGACCGCGGTCATCGTGAGTACCCGATCCGACCCGATTATGTCGGCAAAAATATCCCCACTGCGAAAACCGACCGGGTGGCTGTCAGGTTGAATGAAAGTGATAATGAGGAGTTCGTAATCGTTGACAAATCCGGAACCGGCAAGAAGGCCGGTCAGAAGGAATCCGGACCGAAAACCGGGACTAAAGGGGGGAAGAAGAAATGA